Proteins from a genomic interval of Xiphophorus maculatus strain JP 163 A chromosome 7, X_maculatus-5.0-male, whole genome shotgun sequence:
- the g6pc2 gene encoding glucose-6-phosphatase 2: protein MDFIHTSGVLIIQHLQNNYREYNSFLSFMSIVGDPRNIFYVYFPLWFHLSHNVGTKMIWVAVVGDWFNLIFKWILYGQRPYWWVHETHLFQNSSKPHLDQFHITCETGPGSPSGHAMGSSCVWYVMVTSALAFTRSSCISSVWIFQRFHLLKSILWTAFWVIQISVCISRVFIATHFPHQVVLGLVIGMLVAEAFDYITWIYNASLKRYLLVNIFLLSFAICFYLLLKLLDFDPLWSVAKAKMWCANPDWIHLDTTPFAGLCRNLGALFGLGLAVNSEMFIQSCKGKNSCNAAFKLLCMTANLTILQLYDLFKMPNHSEALFYLLSFCKSASVPFGVVAVIPYCVCLLIRDDERKLC from the exons ATGGATTTTATTCATACATCAGGTGTCCTAATAATACAGCATCTGCAGAACAACTACCGAGAATACAACAGCTTCCTCAGCTTCATGTCAATAGTGGGTGACCCTCGTAATATTTTCTATGTCTATTTCCCTCTCTGGTTTCATCTCAGCCATAATGTTGGCACCAAGATGATATGGGTGGCTGTTGTTGGAGACTGGTTCAATCTTATTTTCAAGTG GATTCTGTATGGACAGAGACCTTATTGGTGGGTTCACGAAACCCACTTGTTCCAGAACAGCTCAAAGCCACATCTGGATCAGTTTCACATTACATGTGAAACAGGACCTG gCAGTCCATCTGGTCACGCTATGGGCTCATCATGTGTGTGGTATGTGATGGTCACTTCTGCTCTAGCCTTCACCAGGTCCTCTTGCATCTCCTCTGTCTGGATCTTTCAAAG gtttcatcTCTTGAAGTCCATTCTGTGGACAGCTTTCTGGGTCATTCAGATAAGTGTTTGCATTTCCAGAGTTTTCATTGCAACTCACTTCCCTCATCAAGTTGTTCTCGGTCTCGTCATTG GTATGCTTGTTGCTGAAGCCTTTGACTACATTACCTGGATCTATAATGCAAGCTTGAAACGGTACCTCCTGgtcaatatttttcttctctcgtttgctatttgtttttacttgctCCTAAAGCTTCTGGACTTTGATCCTTTATGGTCGGTCGCCAAAGCCAAAATGTGGTGTGCAAACCCAGACTGGATTCATCTGGACACCACACCCTTTGCCGGACTATGCAGGAACCTGGGAGCCTTGTTTGGTCTAGGACTTGCGGTGAACTCTGAGATGTTCATTCAGAGCTGTAAGGGAAAAAACAGCTGCAATGCTGCATTTAAACTCTTATGCATGACTGCAAATCTCACCATCCTGCAGCTGTATGACCTCTTCAAGATGCCAAATCACAGTGAGGCTCTGTTTTACTTACTGTCATTTTGCAAAAGTGCTTCAGTTCCATTTGGCGTTGTTGCTGTAATACcttattgtgtttgtttgttaatCAGAGACGATGAGAGAAAACtctgttag
- the abcb11 gene encoding bile salt export pump, whose amino-acid sequence MKKSKQHELFDADNTGKSATWDKDAGTQIRDDKEKEKTPSIGYFQLFRFATWRDTLMMVVGSLCALIHGSASPLMLLVYSMMTNTFVTYELEVQELKDPNKECINNTIHWTNGSIYETTDNTTVSCGVDIEAQMTMFAYYYIGIGLGVLIVSYFQIVFWVSAAARQTQKIRKTYFRKVMQMEIGWFDCNSVGELNTRISDDINKINNAIADQVSIFIERISTFVFGFMVGFIGGWKLTLVVIAVSPLIGIAAGLMAMAVARLTGRELTAYAKAGAVADEVLSSIRTVAAFGGEEREAERYDRNLIEAQNWGVKKGSIIGVFQGYLWCIIFLCYALAFWYGSKLVIDTKELTPGSLIQVFFGVLMAAMNLGQASPCLEAFASGRAAAKTIFETIDREPEINCFSDDGHKLDKVKGDLEFHNITFFYPSRPDVKILDNLNMQIKAGETTAFVGPSGSGKSTTIQLIQRFYDAEEGTVYLDGHDIRTLNIQWLRSLIGIVEQEPVLFATTIAENIRYGRPGVTTEEIIQAAKEANAYNFVMTLPQEFDTLVGEGGGQMSGGQKQRIAIARALIRNPKILLLDMATSALDNESEAVVQEALDNVRAGRTTISIAHRLSTIRNADVIVGFEHGRAVERGTHSELLEKQGVYFTLVTLQNQGSSNTPNEVITEPNEDEFDLKVESFRHGSCRSTKSSRSSVRLRSQSQLSNDFVPDALSGSFMIPSDLQITPKNVTEEGPEEHEEPAPVARILKYNRPEWPYMLLGSLGAAVNGSVNPIYAVLFSQILGTFAVQDLNQQREEINGICILFCIVAVISFFSQFLQGYAFAKSGELLTRRLRKVGFQAMLRQEIGWFDDPRNSPGALTTRLATDASMVQGATGSQIGMIVNSLTNIGASFIIAFYFSWKLTLVIMCFLPLIGLSGVFQAKMLTGFANEDKKSMEAAGQVSSEALGNIRTIAGLAKERSFVESYEQKLELPFKSAKKRANIYGLCFGFAQCVIFMAYAASFRYGGYLVRVEGLPYMLVFRVISAIVISGMALGRASSFTPDYAKAKIAAAQFFQLLDRVPKISINHTDGQKWEIFKGEIEFLNCKFTYPTRPDIQVLSGLVVSVKPGQTLAFVGSSGCGKSTSVQLLERFYDPDEGQVLIDGHPCHTVNVPFLRSQIGIVSQEPVLFDCSIAENIQYGDNTRTVAMEEVVEAAKKAHLHDFVMGLPNKYETQVGAQGSQLSRGQKQRIAIARAIVRNPKILLLDEATSALDTESEQTVQSALDEARKGRTCIVIAHRLSTIQNADIIAVMSQGVVIEQGTHGKLMAKKGAYYKLVTTGAPIS is encoded by the exons ATGAAGAAATCTAAGCAACATGAATTATTTGATGCTGATAACACAGGCAAGAGTGCTACATGGGACAAAGATG CAGGTACTCAGATCAG agatgacaaggaaaaggaaaaaacaccAAGCATTGGATACTTTCAGCTG TTCCGATTTGCCACCTGGAGAGACACGCTGATGATGGTGGTGGGCAGCCTGTGTGCCTTGATCCATGGGTCAGCTTCGCCTCTCATGCTCCTGGTGTACAGCATGATGACCAACACTTTTGTGACTTATGAGCTGGAGGTCCAAGAGCTCAAAGATCCAAACAAGGAGTGCATAAACAACACCATTCATTGGACCAATGGCTCCATTTATGAAACAACTGATAATACCACGGTTTCTTGTGG GGTGGATATTGAAGCACAGATGACCATGTTTGCATATTATTACATTGGCATCGGGTTAGGTGTTCTGATTGTTAGCTATTTTCAG ATTGTCTTCTGGGTGTCAGCAGCTGCAAgacaaactcagaaaatcagaaaaacttaTTTCAGGAAAgttatgcaaatggaaattggaTGGTTTGACTGCAACTCTGTTGGGGAACTGAACACAAGGATTTCTGA TGATATCAACAAGATCAACAATGCTATTGCCGATCAGGTGTCCATTTTCATCGAAAGGATCTCAACGTTTGTGTTTGGCTTCATGGTTGGATTCATTGGCGGGTGGAAGCTGACTTTGGTTGTCATAGCAGTCAGCCCTCTGATTGGCATAGCTGCTGGACTCATGGCCATG GCTGTGGCCAGACTAACCGGAAGAGAGCTGACAGCCTACGCAAAGGCAGGAGCAGTGGCAGACGAGGTCCTGTCATCCATCAGGACAGTTGCAGCTTTTGGAGGGGAGGAAAGGGAAGCTGAAAG GTATGACAGAAACCTAATTGAAGCTCAGAACTGGGGTGTAAAAAAAGGCTCAATTATAGGAGTGTTTCAAGGATACCTGTGGTGCATCATCTTTCTGTGTTATGCCTTGGCCTTTTGGTACGGGTCTAAACTAGTCATTGACACCAAGGAACTGACTCCAGGGAGCCTAATTCAG GTTTTCTTTGGAGTGCTGATGGCAGCTATGAACCTTGGCCAGGCCTCACCATGTCTGGAGGCCTTTGCTTCTGGTCGGGCAGcagcaaaaactatttttgaaaCAATTGATCGG GAACCAGAAATTAATTGTTTCTCAGATGATGGACATAAATTAGATAAAGTCAAGGGAGACTTGGAGTTCCACAACATCACCTTCTTTTATCCATCTCGACCTGACGTTAAG ATTTTAGACAACCTGAATATGCAGATCAAGGCGGGAGAAACGACTGCTTTTGTTGGTCCGAGTGGATCTGGAAAAAGCACCACAATTCAACTCATTCAAAGATTTTATGATGCAGAGGAAGGAACG GTGTATTTGGATGGCCATGATATTCGCACATTAAACATCCAGTGGCTTCGTTCTCTCATTGGTATTGTGGAGCAGGAGCCAGTGCTGTTTGCCACAACTATTGCTGAAAATATACGATATGGCCGGCCTGGAGTAACCACGGAAGAAATCATCCAAGCAGCAAAAGAGGCCAATGCTTATAACTTTGTTATGACTCTCCCACAG GAGTTTGACACACTAGTGGGTGAAGGTGGAGGCCAGATGAGTGGAGGACAGAAGCAGAGGATTGCAATAGCTCGAGCTCTCATCAGAAACCCTAAGATCCTGCTGCTGGACATGGCCACATCAGCCCTAGATAATGAGAGTGAAGCTGTAGTCCAAGAAGCTCTGGATAAT GTACGTGCAGGAAGGACAACCATCTCCATAGCCCACCGTCTCTCCACAATCAGAAATGCAGATGTGATTGTCGGATTTGAACATGGACGTGCTGTGGAGAGAGGAACGCACAGCGAGTTACTAGAAAAGCAAGGTGTCTACTTCACTCTTGTGACCCTGCAGAACCAAGGTTCATCCAACACACCAAATG AAGTCATCACTGAGCCAAATGAGGATGAATTTGATCTAAAAGTGGAGAGTTTTAGACATGGAAGTTGTAGATCTACCAAAAG CAGCAGGAGCTCTGTACGTCTGCGATCTCAAAGCCAACTGTCAAATGACTTTGTCCCAGATGCATTGTCCGGAAGCTTCATGATCCCTTCAGATCTCCAGATAACACCTAAAAAT GTGACTGAGGAAGGCCCTGAAGAGCATGAAGAGCCAGCTCCAGTTGCACGCATCCTGAAGTACAACCGACCAGAGTGGCCGTACATGCTGTTGGGATCACTGGGAGCTGCAGTCAATGGCTCTGTCAACCCCATCTATGCAGTCCTGTTCAGCCAGATTCTCGGG acttttgcCGTTCAGGATTTAAATCAGCAACGGGAAGAGATCAACGGGATCTGCATTCTGTTTTGCATTGTGGCTGTGATCAGTTTCTTTTCACAATTTCTCCAg ggTTATGCTTTTGCTAAATCTGGAGAGCTGCTGACCCGCCGCCTGAGAAAAGTGGGCTTCCAGGCCATGCTGAGACAGGAAATTGGCTGGTTTGATGATCCCAGGAACAGTCCTGGGGCTTTGACTACCAGACTGGCCACAGATGCATCCATGGTGCAAGga GCAACAGGTTCCCAGATTGGCATGATCGTGAACTCACTGACCAACATTGGAGCCTCTTTCATCATTGCCTTCTACTTCAGTTGGAAGTTAACATTAGTTATCATGTGCTTCCTGCCTCTTATTGGACTGTCTGGTGTGTTCCAAGCCAAAATGCTGACAGGATTTGCAAACGAAGATAAAAAATCTATGGAAGCAGCAGGTCAG GTATCCAGTGAGGCTCTTGGCAACATCAGAACTATTGCAGGTTTAGCCAAAGAGCGCTCATTTGTGGAATCGTATGAGCAAAAACTGGAGCTGCCTTTTAAATCTGCCAAGAAGAGAGCCAACATCTATGGCCTATGTTTCGGTTTTGCACAGTGTGTCATCTTTATGGCATATGCTGCTTCTTTTAGATATGGAGGTTACCTGGTCAGAGTTGAAGGATTACCCTACATGCTGGTGTTTAG AGTGATTTCAGCCATTGTGATCAGTGGAATGGCACTGGGCAGAGCGTCCTCCTTCACTCCAGATTACGCCAAAGCCAAAATTGCTGCTGCTCAATTCTTTCAACTGTTGGACAGGGTTCCTAAAATCAGCATCAACCACACAGATGGACAGAAATGG GAGATATTCAAAGGAGAAATTGAGTTTCTTAATTGCAAGTTTACATATCCGACAAGACCAGACATTCAAGTGCTGAGTGGCCTGGTTGTTTCGGTGAAGCCTGGGCAGACTTTGGCTTTTGTTGGGAGCAGTGGCTGTGGGAAAAGCACCAGCGTCCAGTTACTGGAACGGTTTTATGACCCAGATGAGGGACAAGTG TTAATTGATGGTCACCCATGCCATACCGTCAATGTTCCCTTCCTGAGGTCTCAGATTGGCATAGTGTCACAGGAACCAGTTTTATTTGACTGCAGCATAGCAGAGAACATACAATACGGAGATAACACTCGAACTGTTGCCATGGAGGAGGTTGTGGAAGCTGCCAAGAAGGCCCATCTTCATGACTTTGTGATGGGTCTACCAAAT AAATATGAGACTCAGGTTGGTGCCCAGGGCTCACAGCTGTCAAGGGGACAGAAGCAACGCATTGCTATCGCTAGAGCCATTGTCCGAAACCCCAAGATCCTGCTGCTAGATGAGGCGACTTCTGCTCTGGACACAGAGAGTGAAcag ACTGTTCAGTCTGCACTGGATGAAGCAAGAAAAGGACGGACCTGCATTGTCATTGCTCACCGGCTCTCCACCATCCAGAATGCAGACATTATAGCAGTAATGTCCCAAGGAGTAGTCATCGAACAAGGCACACATGGTAAACTCATGGCTAAGAAGGGAGCATATTACAAACTGGTCACAACAGGAGCTCCGATCAGCTAA